One window of Microbacterium sediminis genomic DNA carries:
- a CDS encoding ABC transporter substrate-binding protein: MTRITPRTRRVLIGTAVAGVASLSLAACSAGATDTDDALEEGGTITVWAWEPTLEQVVADFEAENPGVTVDLVNVGTGIDSYTALSNAITAGTGLPDVAQVEYYALPQYALQGALQDLTEYGADEYEGTYAPGPWSSVTSGDQIIGLPMDSGPMALFYNKEVFDQYGIEVPTTWDEYLQAARDLHAANPDVYITNDSGDAGLAASIMWQAGGTPWTVDETTVGFDLTGDEGAQRYAEVWQTMLDEGLVSPIAGWSDEWFAGLSDGTIATLPIGAWMPANLEGSAPDGAGAWRVAPMPQWEEGEVTSSENGGSSLAIPADAENKELAYEFIEYANAGDGVQTRLDGGAFPATVADLESEEFLSEEFEYFGGQQANQVFSESSAAVVEGWQYLPFQVYANTVFGDSVGQAFLGGTTIADGLAAWQSTLEDYGTEQGFTVE; the protein is encoded by the coding sequence ATGACCCGGATCACCCCACGGACGCGCCGCGTCCTCATCGGCACCGCCGTCGCCGGCGTGGCCTCGCTCTCCCTCGCCGCCTGCTCGGCCGGCGCCACCGACACCGACGACGCCCTGGAGGAGGGCGGCACGATCACGGTCTGGGCGTGGGAGCCCACGCTCGAGCAGGTCGTCGCCGACTTCGAGGCCGAGAACCCCGGGGTCACCGTCGACCTCGTCAACGTCGGCACCGGCATCGACTCGTACACGGCACTGTCCAACGCGATCACGGCCGGCACCGGCCTGCCCGACGTCGCCCAGGTCGAGTACTACGCGCTGCCGCAGTACGCGCTGCAGGGCGCGCTGCAGGACCTCACCGAGTACGGCGCCGACGAGTACGAGGGCACCTACGCCCCCGGCCCGTGGTCGTCGGTGACCTCGGGCGACCAGATCATCGGCCTGCCGATGGACTCCGGCCCCATGGCGCTGTTCTACAACAAGGAGGTGTTCGACCAGTACGGCATCGAGGTGCCGACCACCTGGGACGAGTACCTGCAGGCCGCGCGCGACCTGCACGCCGCCAACCCGGACGTCTACATCACCAACGACTCGGGCGACGCCGGCCTGGCCGCGTCGATCATGTGGCAGGCCGGCGGCACCCCGTGGACGGTCGACGAGACCACGGTCGGCTTCGACCTCACGGGCGACGAGGGCGCCCAGCGCTACGCCGAGGTGTGGCAGACGATGCTCGACGAGGGCCTCGTCTCGCCGATCGCCGGCTGGTCGGACGAGTGGTTCGCCGGCCTGTCCGACGGCACGATCGCGACCCTGCCGATCGGTGCGTGGATGCCCGCCAACCTCGAGGGCAGCGCCCCCGACGGCGCCGGCGCCTGGCGCGTGGCCCCCATGCCGCAGTGGGAGGAGGGCGAGGTGACCTCGTCGGAGAACGGCGGCAGCTCGCTGGCGATCCCCGCCGACGCCGAGAACAAGGAGCTTGCCTACGAGTTCATCGAGTACGCCAACGCCGGCGACGGCGTGCAGACCCGCCTCGACGGCGGCGCCTTCCCGGCCACCGTCGCCGACCTCGAGTCGGAGGAGTTCCTGAGCGAGGAGTTCGAGTACTTCGGCGGCCAGCAGGCCAACCAGGTGTTCTCGGAGTCGTCGGCCGCGGTGGTCGAGGGCTGGCAGTACCTGCCGTTCCAGGTCTACGCCAACACGGTGTTCGGCGACTCGGTCGGCCAGGCGTTCCTGGGCGGGACGACGATCGCCGACGGCCTGGCCGCCTGGCAGTCCACGCTCGAGGACTACGGCACCGAGCAGGGCTTCACCGTCGAATGA
- a CDS encoding carbohydrate ABC transporter permease has product MTTTRLLTVAPSVTRRRRLGTTDRPRRSVTLTVLTAIVLVYSLIPLIWLFINASKTQSDLFSTFGLWFGDEFALFDNIARALTYDDGIFLRWFGNTLLYVVVGAGGATLLAVLGGYALAKYEFAGKRAVFAVVIGAVAVPGTALAVPTFLMFSSMGLTNTPWSVIIPSLISPFGLYLMWTFASEAVPTELMEAARIDGAGEFRIFWQVALRLLAPGMVTVLLFTMVATWNNYFLPLIMLRDPDWYPLIIGLNQWNAQAATAGGTAIFDLVLTGSLLTIVPLIIAFLFLQRYWQSGLAAGSVKE; this is encoded by the coding sequence ATGACGACCACCCGCCTGCTCACCGTCGCCCCGTCGGTCACGCGCCGCCGTCGCCTGGGCACCACCGACCGCCCGCGCCGCAGCGTCACGCTCACCGTGCTCACCGCGATCGTGCTGGTGTACTCGCTGATCCCGCTGATCTGGCTGTTCATCAACGCCTCCAAGACCCAGAGCGATCTGTTCTCGACCTTCGGCCTCTGGTTCGGCGACGAGTTCGCGCTGTTCGACAACATCGCGCGCGCCCTGACCTACGACGACGGCATCTTCCTGCGCTGGTTCGGCAACACGCTGCTCTACGTCGTGGTGGGCGCGGGCGGGGCCACGCTGCTGGCCGTGCTCGGCGGCTACGCACTGGCCAAGTACGAGTTCGCGGGCAAGCGCGCGGTGTTCGCCGTCGTCATCGGCGCCGTCGCGGTGCCCGGCACGGCGCTGGCGGTGCCGACGTTCCTCATGTTCAGCTCGATGGGCCTCACCAACACGCCCTGGTCGGTGATCATCCCCTCGCTCATCTCGCCCTTCGGCCTCTACCTGATGTGGACGTTCGCGAGCGAGGCCGTGCCGACCGAGCTGATGGAGGCGGCGCGGATCGACGGCGCCGGCGAGTTCCGCATCTTCTGGCAGGTGGCGCTGCGGCTGCTCGCGCCCGGCATGGTCACCGTGCTGCTGTTCACGATGGTCGCCACATGGAACAACTACTTCCTGCCCCTCATCATGCTGCGCGACCCCGACTGGTACCCGCTCATCATCGGCCTGAACCAGTGGAACGCGCAGGCGGCGACGGCCGGCGGCACCGCGATCTTCGATCTCGTGCTGACCGGATCGCTGCTCACGATCGTGCCGCTGATCATCGCCTTCCTCTTCCTGCAGCGGTACTGGCAGTCCGGCCTCGCGGCCGGATCCGTCAAGGAATGA
- a CDS encoding carbohydrate ABC transporter permease, with protein MTTTSPPIAIPRPARPGRRASSARAAGGRWTGWAFLAPFAVVFALVFIAPIVYALWLSLFRNQLVGGNAFVGLENYVAAFGDGAFWAGVVRVALFLLIQVPIMLFLSLLVALALDSGRLYGTGFFRLSIFLPYAVPAVVAALMWGFMYGTRFGLVGNLNDLLGIQLPDLLSPSLVLASIGNIVTWEFLGYNMLIFYSALRVIPTSLYEAAAIDGASQFRIIRAIKLPAIRGSLVVATIFSIIGSFQLFNEPSIMQSLAPNAITTSFTPNLYAYNLAFAGQQLNYSATVAIIMGVITMVIAYVVQLRGMRRAD; from the coding sequence ATGACGACGACGTCACCACCGATCGCGATCCCCCGGCCGGCACGGCCCGGGCGGCGCGCCTCGAGCGCGCGGGCCGCGGGCGGCCGCTGGACCGGCTGGGCCTTCCTGGCGCCCTTCGCGGTCGTGTTCGCCCTCGTGTTCATCGCGCCGATCGTCTACGCGCTCTGGCTGAGCCTGTTCCGCAACCAGCTCGTGGGCGGCAACGCCTTCGTGGGCCTCGAGAACTACGTCGCGGCCTTCGGCGACGGCGCGTTCTGGGCCGGCGTGGTGCGGGTGGCCCTGTTCCTGCTCATCCAGGTGCCGATCATGCTGTTCCTGTCGCTGCTCGTGGCCCTCGCGCTCGACAGCGGCCGCCTGTACGGCACCGGGTTCTTCCGCCTGTCGATCTTCCTGCCCTACGCGGTGCCCGCCGTGGTCGCGGCCCTCATGTGGGGGTTCATGTACGGCACCCGCTTCGGCCTCGTCGGCAACCTCAACGACCTGCTCGGCATCCAGCTGCCCGATCTGCTGTCGCCGAGCCTGGTGCTCGCCTCGATCGGCAACATCGTGACCTGGGAGTTCCTGGGCTACAACATGCTCATCTTCTACTCGGCGCTGCGCGTGATCCCCACCTCGCTGTACGAGGCCGCCGCGATCGACGGGGCCAGCCAGTTCCGCATCATCCGGGCCATCAAGCTGCCGGCCATCCGCGGATCCCTCGTCGTCGCCACGATCTTCTCGATCATCGGCAGCTTCCAGCTGTTCAACGAGCCGAGCATCATGCAGTCGCTCGCGCCCAACGCGATCACGACGTCGTTCACGCCCAACCTGTACGCCTACAACCTCGCGTTCGCCGGCCAGCAGCTCAACTACTCGGCGACCGTGGCGATCATCATGGGCGTGATCACGATGGTCATCGCCTACGTCGTGCAGCTGCGCGGCATGCGGAGGGCCGACTGA
- a CDS encoding LacI family DNA-binding transcriptional regulator produces MTENRPASRESRRVSMADVAARAGVSMQTVSRVANGTAAVVPATRQRVIRAMNELGYRPNSAARALKLGSFRTLGVLSHTLSTLGDVRTIEAIALSAAAEGYATTLIPVHATSQAGVDRVFSRLQELTVDALILNMEAPMLAHAAEMLPPGVPVVYMDPDVAEAQVIVDTDQAGGGRLATEHLLGLGHRTVHHLAGPETSRPAARRIEGWRAALRDAGREIPPLVRGDWSVESGYLAGRELARDPGCTAVFCANDQMALGLYRALAEAGRRVPHDVSVVGFDDTADGRGYAPPLTSVHQDFADVGHRCVASALELVRSGPPPEPRITIVPTQLVVRESTGPAPAETSRPAPA; encoded by the coding sequence ATGACTGAGAACCGCCCGGCGTCGCGCGAGAGCCGCCGCGTCTCGATGGCCGACGTCGCCGCGCGCGCGGGGGTCTCGATGCAGACCGTCTCGCGCGTCGCCAACGGCACGGCGGCCGTCGTCCCCGCGACGCGGCAGCGCGTGATCCGGGCGATGAACGAGCTGGGCTACCGGCCCAACAGTGCGGCGCGCGCGCTCAAGCTGGGCTCGTTCCGCACGCTCGGCGTGCTCTCGCACACCCTGTCTACGCTCGGCGACGTCCGCACGATCGAGGCGATCGCGCTGTCGGCCGCCGCCGAGGGCTACGCGACGACGCTCATTCCCGTGCACGCCACGAGCCAGGCCGGCGTGGACCGGGTGTTCTCGCGGCTGCAGGAGCTCACGGTCGACGCGCTCATCCTCAACATGGAGGCGCCGATGCTCGCGCACGCGGCCGAAATGCTGCCGCCCGGGGTGCCCGTCGTGTACATGGATCCCGACGTGGCCGAGGCGCAGGTGATCGTCGACACGGATCAGGCCGGCGGCGGCCGCCTGGCGACCGAGCACCTGCTCGGGCTCGGGCACCGCACCGTGCACCACCTCGCCGGCCCCGAGACCTCCCGCCCGGCCGCGCGCCGCATCGAGGGGTGGCGCGCCGCGCTGCGCGACGCCGGCCGCGAGATCCCGCCGCTCGTGCGGGGCGACTGGAGCGTGGAGTCGGGCTATCTCGCCGGGCGGGAGCTGGCCCGCGACCCCGGGTGCACGGCCGTGTTCTGCGCGAACGACCAGATGGCCCTGGGCCTATACCGCGCCCTCGCCGAGGCGGGACGCCGCGTGCCGCACGACGTGAGCGTGGTCGGCTTCGACGACACCGCCGACGGCCGCGGCTACGCCCCGCCGCTGACCTCGGTGCACCAGGACTTCGCCGACGTCGGCCACCGGTGCGTGGCCTCCGCGCTCGAGCTGGTGCGATCGGGGCCGCCGCCGGAGCCGCGCATCACGATCGTGCCCACGCAGCTCGTCGTGCGCGAGAGCACCGGCCCCGCTCCCGCCGAGACCTCGCGCCCCGCGCCGGCCTGA
- the galK gene encoding galactokinase, which yields MTALDDARGLLASLTDAPLAGVWSSAGRANLIGEHTDYNEGYVLPFAIDRRTYAAVSPRADDAIRVASTFDPDPVELPIARLADTFAGEPGAAVRRGDVPEWAAYPLGVAWAALEASGRAPHTVLGLDIAFASDVPVGAGLSSSAAIEGATAFALDELWQLGLEGIQLARIGRTAENEAVGAPTGIMDQVSSMLGRADAATFLDCRSLEHETVELGLAAEDLALLVIDTQVQHAHSTGGYRDRREACERGAALLGVPALRDVAVADLDRARTVMDEVTFRRVRHIVTENQRVLDTVRTLRERGPRAIGELLLASHASMRDDFEISVPELDTAVDAAMSAGAIGARMTGGGFGGAAIALVESAAQDRVTAAVTEAFAAAGFAEPRIFPVTPSAGAGRDL from the coding sequence GTGACCGCGCTGGACGACGCCCGCGGCCTGCTCGCGTCGCTGACCGACGCGCCCCTCGCCGGGGTGTGGTCGTCGGCGGGCCGCGCCAACCTCATCGGCGAGCACACCGACTACAACGAGGGCTACGTGCTGCCCTTCGCGATCGATCGGCGCACCTACGCGGCCGTGTCGCCGCGGGCCGACGACGCGATCCGTGTGGCGTCGACCTTCGACCCCGACCCGGTCGAGCTGCCGATCGCGCGCCTGGCCGACACCTTCGCGGGCGAGCCCGGCGCGGCCGTGCGCCGCGGCGACGTGCCCGAGTGGGCCGCGTACCCGCTCGGCGTCGCGTGGGCGGCGCTCGAGGCCTCGGGCCGCGCCCCGCACACGGTGCTCGGCCTCGACATCGCCTTCGCCTCCGACGTGCCCGTCGGGGCAGGGCTGTCGTCGTCGGCGGCGATCGAGGGCGCCACGGCGTTCGCGCTCGACGAGCTGTGGCAGCTGGGCCTCGAGGGCATCCAGCTCGCCCGGATCGGGCGCACGGCCGAGAACGAGGCGGTCGGCGCCCCGACCGGCATCATGGACCAGGTCTCGTCGATGCTCGGCCGGGCCGACGCGGCCACGTTCCTCGACTGCCGATCGCTCGAGCACGAGACCGTGGAGCTCGGGCTCGCCGCCGAGGACCTGGCCCTGCTCGTCATCGACACCCAGGTGCAGCACGCCCACTCCACGGGCGGATACCGCGACCGGCGCGAGGCCTGCGAGCGCGGCGCGGCCCTGCTCGGCGTGCCCGCCCTGCGCGACGTCGCCGTGGCCGACCTCGACCGCGCCCGCACCGTGATGGACGAGGTCACCTTCCGCCGCGTGCGGCACATTGTGACCGAGAACCAGCGGGTGCTCGACACCGTGCGCACGCTGCGCGAGCGCGGCCCGCGCGCGATCGGCGAGCTGCTGTTGGCCTCGCACGCCTCGATGCGCGACGACTTCGAGATCTCGGTCCCCGAGCTCGACACCGCGGTGGACGCCGCGATGTCGGCGGGGGCGATCGGCGCGCGGATGACCGGCGGCGGCTTCGGCGGCGCGGCGATCGCGCTCGTCGAGTCCGCCGCGCAGGATCGCGTCACCGCGGCGGTGACCGAGGCGTTCGCCGCCGCCGGGTTCGCCGAGCCGCGGATCTTCCCCGTCACCCCGTCGGCCGGCGCGGGCCGCGACCTCTGA
- the galT gene encoding galactose-1-phosphate uridylyltransferase: protein MPDGRELIYYDDAGTTLSDERRVDERTLDPRPATATMRRDVLTGDWISVAAARQNRAHLPPADLDPLAPQTPTNPSEVPDRYDVVVFENRSPSFGPALAEAIGDAPAGENPPGDLDAPGLGRTFTSVGRCEVVCFSPEREGSFGTQTVARARTVIEAWADRTSVLSALPGVQQVFPFENRGEAIGVTLHHPHGQIYAYPYVTPRTRLLLQALEREGTDLFARILDFEQAGPRVVLEAEHWLAYVPFAARWPIEVHLAPRRHAADFAELTAAERDELARVYLRLLRGVDRLYPSPTPYIAAWHQAPVHVGRDGARLHLQLTSPRRAADKLKYLAGSEAAMGAWIGDVPPEQAAERLRAAVAEVGEIA, encoded by the coding sequence ATGCCCGACGGCCGCGAGCTGATCTACTACGACGACGCGGGCACCACGCTCTCCGACGAGCGCCGCGTCGACGAGCGCACCCTCGATCCCCGGCCGGCGACCGCGACGATGCGGCGCGACGTGCTGACGGGCGACTGGATCTCGGTCGCCGCCGCGCGCCAGAACCGCGCGCACCTGCCCCCGGCCGACCTGGATCCGCTGGCGCCGCAGACCCCGACCAACCCCTCGGAGGTCCCCGACCGGTACGACGTCGTGGTGTTCGAGAACCGCTCGCCCTCGTTCGGCCCCGCGCTGGCCGAGGCGATCGGCGACGCCCCCGCGGGCGAGAACCCACCCGGCGACCTCGACGCACCGGGCCTGGGCCGCACCTTCACCTCGGTGGGCCGCTGCGAGGTCGTGTGCTTCAGCCCCGAACGGGAGGGGTCCTTCGGCACGCAGACCGTGGCCCGCGCCCGCACGGTGATCGAGGCGTGGGCCGATCGCACCAGCGTGCTGTCGGCGCTGCCGGGCGTGCAGCAGGTGTTCCCGTTCGAGAACCGTGGCGAGGCGATCGGCGTCACGCTGCACCACCCGCACGGCCAGATCTACGCCTACCCGTACGTGACCCCGCGCACGCGGCTGCTCCTGCAGGCGCTCGAGCGCGAGGGCACCGACCTGTTCGCGCGCATCCTCGACTTCGAGCAGGCCGGTCCGCGCGTGGTGCTCGAGGCCGAGCACTGGCTCGCCTACGTGCCGTTCGCCGCGCGGTGGCCAATCGAGGTCCACCTCGCGCCGCGCCGCCACGCCGCCGACTTCGCCGAGCTGACCGCGGCCGAGCGCGACGAGCTCGCGCGAGTGTACCTGCGGCTGCTGCGGGGCGTCGACCGGCTCTACCCCAGCCCGACCCCGTACATCGCCGCCTGGCACCAGGCCCCCGTGCACGTCGGGCGCGACGGCGCCCGCCTGCACCTGCAGCTGACCTCGCCGCGCCGCGCGGCCGACAAGCTCAAGTACCTGGCCGGCTCCGAGGCCGCCATGGGCGCGTGGATCGGCGACGTGCCGCCCGAGCAGGCCGCCGAGCGGCTGCGCGCCGCCGTGGCCGAGGTGGGGGAGATCGCGTGA
- the purL gene encoding phosphoribosylformylglycinamidine synthase subunit PurL: MSTEHVVDTVANAAATPEKEQPFEALGLKPDEYAKIREILGRRPTSGELAMYSVMWSEHCSYKSSKIYLRQFGKKVSPEMTEKLMVGMGQNAGVVDVGEGWAVTFKVESHNHPSYIEPFQGAATGVGGIVRDIISMGARPVAVMDQLRFGAIDHPDTARVVHGVVSGISSYGNCLGLPNIGGETVFDATYQANPLVNALAVGVMRHEDIRLANATGAGNKVVLFGARTGGDGIGGASILASDSFSDGGPTKRPAVQVGDPFAEKVLIECCMELYQNDLVEAIQDLGAAGISCATSELAANGGSGMNVELTNVLLRDPSLTAEEILMSESQERMMAIVAPEKLDAFLAVVRKWDVETSVLGEVTGDGRLVITWNGETIVDVDPSTVAVDGPVYERPVAYPTWIDALREDSASALPRSTDPADLKDQFAKLVASPNLADTSWITNQYDYYVLGNTALSFPDDAGMIRVDEESGLGFAIATDANGRYCQLDPYQGAQLALAEAYRNVAVTGATPAAVTDCLNFGSPENPEVMWQFSQAVEGLSDACLTLGVPVTGGNVSFYNQTGDTPIHPTPVVGVLGVIDDVSRRVPSGWQDPGQNIYLLGVTATELSGSAWADVIHGHLGGRPPAVDLDAEKRLAGLLRAANDEWLISSAHDLSEGGLAQALAECVTRFGVGARVWLSELMERDGVDAAAALFSESTGRVLVSVPREDDVKFRGLCAGRDYPVLRIGVTDTVPDLEIQDYFTFSAAELRELSTSTLPRYFGETVAEPV, translated from the coding sequence GTGAGCACCGAACACGTCGTCGACACCGTGGCCAACGCCGCAGCCACCCCGGAGAAGGAGCAGCCGTTCGAGGCGCTCGGACTCAAGCCGGACGAGTACGCGAAAATCCGCGAGATCCTCGGCCGCCGCCCCACCAGCGGCGAGCTGGCGATGTACTCGGTGATGTGGTCGGAGCACTGCTCCTACAAGTCGAGCAAGATCTACCTGCGCCAGTTCGGCAAGAAGGTCTCGCCCGAGATGACCGAGAAGCTCATGGTCGGCATGGGCCAGAACGCCGGCGTGGTCGACGTGGGCGAGGGCTGGGCGGTGACCTTCAAGGTCGAGTCGCACAACCACCCCAGCTACATCGAGCCGTTCCAGGGCGCCGCGACCGGCGTGGGCGGCATCGTCCGCGACATCATCTCGATGGGCGCCCGGCCCGTGGCGGTCATGGACCAGCTGCGCTTCGGCGCGATCGATCACCCCGACACCGCGCGCGTGGTCCACGGCGTGGTCTCGGGGATCTCGAGCTACGGCAACTGCCTGGGCCTGCCCAACATCGGCGGCGAGACGGTGTTCGACGCCACCTACCAGGCCAACCCGCTCGTCAACGCGCTCGCGGTGGGCGTCATGCGCCACGAGGACATCCGCCTCGCCAACGCCACCGGCGCCGGCAACAAGGTCGTGCTCTTCGGCGCCCGCACGGGCGGCGACGGCATCGGCGGCGCGTCGATCCTGGCCTCCGACTCGTTCAGCGACGGCGGCCCCACCAAGCGCCCCGCGGTGCAGGTGGGCGATCCGTTCGCCGAGAAGGTGCTCATCGAGTGCTGCATGGAGCTGTACCAGAACGACCTCGTCGAGGCGATCCAGGACCTCGGCGCCGCCGGCATCTCGTGCGCCACAAGCGAGCTGGCCGCCAACGGCGGATCGGGCATGAACGTCGAGCTCACCAACGTGCTGCTGCGCGACCCCTCGCTCACCGCCGAGGAGATCCTCATGAGCGAGTCGCAGGAGCGCATGATGGCGATCGTCGCGCCCGAGAAGCTCGACGCGTTCCTCGCGGTCGTGCGCAAGTGGGACGTCGAGACGAGCGTGCTCGGCGAGGTCACCGGCGACGGCCGCCTCGTGATCACGTGGAACGGCGAGACGATCGTCGACGTCGACCCCTCCACCGTCGCCGTCGACGGCCCCGTCTACGAGCGGCCCGTCGCGTACCCGACGTGGATCGACGCCCTGCGCGAGGACAGCGCCTCGGCCCTGCCCCGCTCGACCGACCCCGCCGACCTCAAGGACCAGTTCGCGAAGCTCGTCGCCTCGCCGAACCTGGCCGACACGAGCTGGATCACCAACCAGTACGACTACTACGTGCTCGGCAACACGGCCCTGTCCTTCCCCGACGACGCCGGCATGATCCGCGTCGACGAGGAGTCCGGCCTGGGCTTCGCGATCGCCACCGACGCCAACGGCCGCTACTGTCAGCTCGACCCGTACCAGGGCGCGCAGCTGGCCCTCGCCGAGGCCTACCGCAACGTCGCCGTCACCGGCGCGACCCCCGCCGCGGTGACCGACTGCCTCAACTTCGGCTCGCCCGAGAACCCCGAGGTCATGTGGCAGTTCTCGCAGGCCGTCGAGGGCCTCTCCGACGCCTGCCTCACCCTCGGCGTGCCCGTCACGGGCGGCAACGTGTCGTTCTACAACCAGACCGGCGACACCCCGATCCACCCGACGCCCGTCGTCGGCGTGCTCGGCGTGATCGACGACGTCTCGCGCCGCGTGCCGAGCGGCTGGCAGGACCCGGGCCAGAACATCTACCTGCTGGGCGTGACCGCCACCGAGCTGAGCGGATCGGCCTGGGCCGACGTGATCCACGGTCACCTCGGCGGGCGCCCGCCGGCCGTCGACCTCGACGCCGAGAAGCGCCTGGCCGGGCTGCTGCGCGCCGCGAACGACGAGTGGCTCATCTCGAGCGCCCACGACCTGTCCGAGGGCGGCCTCGCCCAGGCGCTCGCGGAGTGCGTGACGCGCTTCGGCGTGGGCGCCCGGGTGTGGCTGTCCGAGCTCATGGAGCGCGACGGCGTCGACGCCGCGGCCGCGCTGTTCTCGGAGTCGACGGGCCGCGTGCTCGTGTCGGTGCCGCGCGAGGACGACGTGAAGTTCCGCGGCCTGTGCGCCGGCCGCGACTACCCGGTGCTGCGGATCGGCGTGACCGACACGGTCCCCGACCTGGAGATCCAGGACTACTTCACGTTCTCGGCCGCCGAGCTGCGCGAGCTGTCGACCTCGACCCTGCCCCGCTACTTCGGCGAGACGGTCGCGGAGCCCGTGTGA
- a CDS encoding type II toxin-antitoxin system VapC family toxin: MTVVDASAILAFLQGEEGADTVEAALAGSAISAVNWSEVAQKVRARGGDWGTARALLLSYDLKVEPVTLVDAEHAAGLWAPGRGLSLADRLCIALSHRLGVDALTADRAWGDGRGIRQIR; the protein is encoded by the coding sequence GTGACCGTCGTCGACGCCTCCGCGATCCTGGCATTCCTGCAGGGTGAAGAGGGCGCGGACACCGTCGAGGCCGCGCTGGCGGGCAGCGCGATCAGCGCCGTGAACTGGTCCGAGGTCGCGCAGAAGGTACGGGCTCGCGGCGGCGACTGGGGCACGGCCCGCGCCCTGCTGCTCAGCTACGACCTGAAGGTCGAGCCGGTCACCCTCGTCGACGCCGAGCACGCCGCCGGACTCTGGGCGCCCGGGCGCGGACTCTCCTTGGCCGATCGACTGTGCATCGCCCTGTCTCACCGGCTGGGAGTCGACGCCCTCACCGCCGACCGCGCCTGGGGTGACGGCCGGGGCATCCGCCAGATTCGCTGA
- a CDS encoding AbrB/MazE/SpoVT family DNA-binding domain-containing protein has product MDGTYSIVLGDRGRLVIPAELRARQQWDQGTPLVAIETPTGVVLLSREQAKAAVRRQLAGGSLADELLAERRRAAAAEDAA; this is encoded by the coding sequence ATGGATGGGACATACAGCATCGTGCTGGGGGATCGCGGGCGCCTCGTCATCCCCGCTGAGCTGCGCGCCCGTCAGCAGTGGGATCAGGGCACCCCGCTCGTGGCGATCGAGACGCCCACGGGCGTCGTCCTGCTCTCGCGCGAGCAGGCGAAAGCCGCCGTCCGCCGGCAGCTCGCGGGCGGAAGCCTTGCGGACGAGCTGCTCGCCGAGCGACGCCGCGCCGCGGCCGCGGAAGACGCCGCGTGA